The Candidatus Hydrogenedentota bacterium nucleotide sequence TGCGGCGAGTTCGGGCTGGGTGATGCATTCGACGGGGATGCTGTGCGCGCCGCGCAGTTCCAGCGCCCCGCCGAAGACGCCCGGCGCGTCCCCGCCGGTTTTCGCGTCGTCAAAGGCCCAATGGGCTGCGGGCGCGGTGTGCCGCGCCGCGGCGGTGATGGGCGGGGCGAGAACGGCCAGGGCCGCAAGGAGAAAACAATACAGTCCGGTGGAATGGGTGCGCTTTTTCATGATGCCGCCATTCTATCACGCGGGTTGCGCGGAGGCATCCTGTATTTGGGGGCGGAAAAAAGGATCGGACGGATCGGACGGATCGGACGGATCGGACGGATCGGAGTGAGAGAAGCAGCTTAAGTGCCGTTCAGCCGGTCTCGATGTCCAGGTCGGCGTTGAAGGTGTGCTCGCCCTCGCGGGGGCACTGGACGAGCCAGTTTCCGTCGGGACCGACCACGCCGCTGGGGGCGTTGACGCCGCCGCCGGGGACGGCGGCGTTGGCGGTGACGATGTGCAGCCCGCTTTCCATGGCGCGGAGGCGGAGGTTGGACTCGTGGTAGGGGGTGTGGATTTGGGAGCCGCCGGAGTGGACGCTGTGGAAGATGATTTTGGCGCCTTTTTTTCCCAGTTGGTAGGTGAGGCGGGGGTCGGGGTAAGGTCCGCATCCGGGGGTGACCCAGAGGTCATTGCAGATGAGGCATCCGAAGGGGATGTCCTTGAGGGTGAAGACGCGGAGCTCCTCGCCGGGCCGGCACCATTTCCGCTCGTCACTGGTGGGGACGATTTTCTCGTGGGTGCCCAGGAGGGTGCCCTGGTCGGTGTAGATGCGGGACTGAATGAAGGTGTGCCCGTCCACCACGGCGCCGGTGCCGATGACGGCGGCGACGTAGTGCTGTCGGCACGCCGCGGCGATCTGCCGCCAGGCCTCGCGGGTGCGCTGCTCGTGGAAGTCCCCATGGTATCCCGTGAGGCTCATTTCGGGGAAGAGGACGATGTCCGCCGCCGCCTTCCGGATGTGCTCGAGGATTCTCGGGAGGTTTTCGTTTTTGTTCCGGGACACGGTCATTTGCACGCCTGCAACGCGGAGAGTGGTCATGGCGGGAACTCCTTTCGGGTTGAAGCCGGGTCCTTGACAATTGACGGCAACACCGCCCCGGAGGGGCGCATTCCCCCGGCAGTGCAAACGCGTCAAAATCGCGGCGACGTGACACTCTGGCATATTGGCGTGAGTGTTTGTTCTTGCTCCTGCTCTTGCTCTTTATCTTGCTCCCGCCCCAAATCCCCGAATGATTCCGCTGCCGCCAAAACAGAATGGGAGCAAGAGCAGAGTCGCCGGGATAAACCGGCACGAGGTAGGGAATGAAAGAGT carries:
- a CDS encoding carbon-nitrogen hydrolase family protein produces the protein MTTLRVAGVQMTVSRNKNENLPRILEHIRKAAADIVLFPEMSLTGYHGDFHEQRTREAWRQIAAACRQHYVAAVIGTGAVVDGHTFIQSRIYTDQGTLLGTHEKIVPTSDERKWCRPGEELRVFTLKDIPFGCLICNDLWVTPGCGPYPDPRLTYQLGKKGAKIIFHSVHSGGSQIHTPYHESNLRLRAMESGLHIVTANAAVPGGGVNAPSGVVGPDGNWLVQCPREGEHTFNADLDIETG